Part of the Thermococcus sp. 18S1 genome, CCTGTCCAAGGGAATCGCCCATGACGATGCCCTTCGCCCCGAACTCCCGGGCTATCCTATCGGCGTGCCTCACCATCATGTACTTGCAGAAGACGCAGGTGTACTTCTCCTTTTTCATCTCGCGCAGCTTCTCAATTATTTTCTCGCGGTTCTCGGGCTTGATCACTATCAGTTCGCCCTTTCCACCGTAGCCATACCGCTTAAGCTGGTTCCATATCCTCCTGACCTTCTCAAGGGTTTTCTCACCCATGTAGATGTGGACGGGAATAACCTCAACACCGCGCTTCATCATAAGGAAAGCTGCAACCGGCGAATCTATACCGCCACTGAGCAGGGCCACCACCTTCCCCTGGGTGCCAATCGGCAGGCCGCCCCAGGAGTAGATTTTATCAACGAAGACGTAGGCTTTGCCCTCCATCAGCTCGACACCGACCTCGATGTCGTAGCTGTGTAGATCAACCTCGCTCTCCTCGTTTTCGAGGATGTACTCACCGACCTTGGCCTGAACCTCGGGGCTCTTGAGGGGAAACTCCTTGGTGATTCTCCTCGCGGTGACTCTAAAGCGCGGCCTCTCAAGGCCCAGATCGCGCTTCTTCCTCCTGAAGAGCTTCAGAGCGGTTTTGTTGATCTTATCCAGTTCGGCGTCGATTTCCATCGCCGGGGAGAGCGACACTATGCCAAAAACTCGCCCAAGAACATCAACGGCCTCCCTCGCTTTATTCGTCTTCACGAGGATTCTCCCATGCTTCGCCTCGACCTTCTTGAAATCAATCTCCTCGCTTATCAGGGCCTCGCGGATGTTGTTCATGAGGATGTTTTCGAACCATCTCCTTGTCTGCCTGGACTTCGTCCCTATCTCACCGTATCTGACAATAACCACATTGAACATGGAATCACCCCACCGTACCAGGGAACTTGATTATTATCTCCACGTACTTCTGTATGCCCTCGTAGAGGAGCAGGGAAACCAGATACGAGGACAGCAGGATGAGCTCGTTCATCTCAAAGATGTGCGCCGCTATGGCCTTGGCCCTGGGCGTCGCATCGACTATCGTACTCATGTACTTTCTCTTGAGGGAGTGGTTAACCAGGATGAATCCGATGAGCAGGGCGACGCCGATAAGGCCCCACGTCTGGCCCAGCGCGAGCATCAGGAAGAGCGTCGAGGCCACTATTATCCAGCCGCCTATGACCCCGAGCAGTATCACGAACTCTATCATCGTCCCACCGGAGGTTGGTAAGGCGGGGAGAATAAAAAGGTAACTCAGACGAAGCTGAGCACCTCGTCGATGCTTTTCCTCCGTTTTCTCGGCTGTATCTCCTCCCGCGGATAGCCAACAGGGATGACTCCCACCAGGTAGTGGTTCTCGTCGAGGCCCGCAAGCTCCCTGACCTCATCCTCTATGCCCTGAAAATTAGTAACTCCTATGTAGACCGTTCCGAGGCCGAGCTCAACGGCCTTGAGCATGAGGTTCTGAATGGCCATAGCCGCGCTTTCCACGCTCCAGATGAACTCGAGTTCGTCGAACTCGCTCCCTTTGAGGAAGCGAACACGCCTGTCGATGAAGACCGCCACGTAAACCGGTGCACGGTACATTCCGCTTTCGTACATGCGCGTCTTGAGCTTCTCTATCTTCTCATCGGACAGGTTCACAGCGCGGTAGTATCGGATCATGCCTTCAGCTATGAGGCCGTAGAGCTTTTCCCTCGCTTTTTTACTCCCGAAGACCACGAACCTCCAGTTCTCCAGGCCGCTTGCGGTCGGTGCCCTCACCGCGGCTTCCACAAGCTCTCTAACGTGCTCTTCGGGCACGTTCTTCTCCTCAAAGTACCTCACGGAAGTCCTGTTCAATATCGCGTCGTGGAGTTCCACGCTATCACCCCCAAGGATTTCTCACCGGCCCTAATCAGCCTTTCCGAAACCAAAGGTTTAAGAGAATTCCGGAGTAATCTCCAGGAGGTGAAAACATGTACGGATGGAGAGGCAGGCTTGGTCTTATCGTTCCATCATCGAACACCACCATGGAGATGGAGCTTCACTCCGCGCTCCCAGAGGGGGTCTCCCTTCACACGGCGAGGGTTCCGCTGAAGAACGTCACGGAGGAAGAACTGGTCAAGATGAACGCCATGGCCGTTGAGAGTGCCAGGCTTCTGCGTGACGCGGGCGTTGAGCTTATCCTCTACGGCTGCACGAGCGGCTCATTCATAGGAGGAAAGGACTACGAGAAGGAAATCGAGGCGAAGATCGAGGAAGAGGTAAACGTTCCCGTTGTCAGCACTAGTACGGCCGTTGTCGAGGCCCTTAAGATACTCGACGCCCAGGCGGTACTGGTGATAACCCCCTACACCGACGAGATAAACGCGCGGGAGAGGGAGTTCCTCGAGGCCAATGACTTCGAGGTCCTTGACATCCGGGGGCTGGGGATAGAGGACAACACCCAGATTGGAAAGCTCGAACCCCACGAGGCCTACCGCCTCGCCAAGGCGAGCTTCATGGACGAGGCAGATGCGATTTTCATCAGCTGCACCAACCTCAGAACCTTTGAGATAATCGAAGTTCTCGAGGAGGACCTCGGCGTTCCGGTCGTTACGAGCAACCAGGCATCGCTTTGGCTGGCCCTCCGCCAGATGGACGTTATGGAGCGGATCCCCGGGTTGGGGAGGCTATTCATCGATTTCTGACTCCCTTCCTTCTGCCCCTTCATTCCGAAACCCTTTTAAGAACTCCCCCACATTTCTTAGGTGTTAGTCACTGAGGGTGATACATATGGGGCTCCTGGACGAGGCAAGGAAACTTTCGGTGTACACGGCATACAACACAAACGTCGACGCGATAACCTTTCTGAAAGGGGAGATAGTGCAGCGGCTCATAGACGAGTTTGGGGCCGAAGCTGTCAGGAAGCGAATGGAAGAATACCCCAGAGAGATAAACGAGCCCTTGGACTTCGTTGCCAGGCTGGTACACGCCCTCAAGACGGGCAAGCCCATGGCGGTGCCCCTCGTCAACGAGGAGCTCCACGCGTGGTTCGACTCCCACTTCAAATACGACGTTGAGAGGATGGGCGGTCAGGCCGGAATCATAGCCAACCTCCTGGCGAATCTGGACTTCAAGCGGGTGATGGTTTACACCCCCCACCTCGCGAGGAAGCAGGCCGAGATGTTCGTGGACCGGCCCAACCTCGCATACCCTGTCGTCGAGGACGGCAGGTTGGCCTTCAAGCACCCCCGCGAGGCCTACAGGGAGGGCGACCCGATAAAGGTGAACCGCATCTTTGAATTCCGCGCCGGGACGACGTTCAAGCTCGGGGACGAGACGATAAAGGTTCCCTTCTCGGGCAGATTCATCGTCTCGGCCCGCTTCGAGAGCATAAGGATTTACACCGACCCCGAGCTGAAGCGGTTCCTACCTGAGATAGGCCTCCAGGTTGATGGGGCCATTCTGTCTGGCTACCAGGGGATAAAGCTCCGCTATTCCGACGGGAAGGACGCGAACCACTACCTGAGGGAGGCCAAAAAGGACATACTCCTGCTCAAGCGTGAGAAGGACGTTAAGGTTCACCTGGAGTTCGCCTCGATACAGAACCGCGAGCTCAGAAAGAAGGTCATCTACAACCTCTTCCCGCTCGTTGACAGCGTGGGGATGGATGAGGCGGAGATAGCCCACGTCCTCAACGCCCTCGGCTACTCCAAGCTCTCGGACAGGATTTTCACATACAACCGCATCGAGGACACGGTTCTCGGCGGAAAAATCCTCATAGACGAGATGAACCTCGAGGTGCTCCAGATACACACGATTTACTACATCATGTACATCACCCACTCCGACAACCCGCTAAGCGAGGACGAGCTGAGGAACAGTCTTGAGCTCGCAACAACCCTGGCCGCTGCCCGCGCGTCCCTCGGAGAAATCCGCTCGCCGGAGGACTTCAAAGTGGGCACCAGCGTACCGTACAACGAGCGCGGGGAGTACGTCAAACTGCGCTTCGAGGAGGCAAAGAGGCGCCTGAGAACCAGGGAGTACAAGGTCGTCATAATCCCGACGAGGCTCGTCAGGAACCCGGTCTCAACGGTTGGCCTGGGCGACACAATATCCGCCGGAGCATTCACGAGCTACCTCGCGATGCTGAGGAAGAAGGGAGAGCTTTGAATATTCATATTTTTGGTACAGCACAGCGTACCTTTCTCTACTCCATCAGCCCCTCTATCAGCCTCGCCTTCTCCTGCGCCTTTCTGAGGTGCTCGACGGTAACCTTGGTGTAAATCTGCGTCGTTGAGAGGTTCGAGTGGCCGAGGAGCTCCTGGATGGCCCTTATGTCGACGCCGTTTTCGAGCATGTGGGTCGCGAAGCTGTGGCGGAGCTTGTGGGGCGTGACTTCAACACCGGCCCTGACGCCGTAGCGCTTCAGGAGGTACCACACGGTTTTGGTGGAGAGTCTGTCCTTTTCCCTCCTTCTCTCCTCGACGAGGAGGTACTCGCTGTCGTCGGATCGCGTTTCGAGGTATGCCCGTATCTCCCTCGCAAGGAACTCCGGAATGGGTACGACGCGGTCCTTGGCACCCTTGCCGCCCCGAACCACGATGATGGAGCGCTCCAGGTCAACGTCGCGCCTCTTGAGGTTGCACAGCTCGCTGACGCGTAATCCCGCGCCGTAGAGGAGGAGAACTATAAGCCTATCGCGCTTTTTTGTCGGCGGAATAACCGAGAGGAGCCTCTTAACCTCCTCGCGCGTCAGAGCCTTCGGGAGACTCCTGGGGACCTTCGGGGGCTTGAGCTTCTCGGCCTCTTCATCGTAGCCCTCGAAGCGGAAGTAGGAGCGCAGGGCCTGAACCACGAGATTAAGGCTCCTGTTGGAGTAGCCTTCTTTCCTAAGCCTCGCGAGAAAACGGAGGGCGGAGCGGGCGTTTGGGGAGCCGCCCCACTCCAGATACCGGCGCACGTAGTAGGAGTACATCCTAATCGTGTTCGGGCTCTTTCCCTCGAGGTCGAGGTACGTCTCGTACTCCTCTATCAGCTCGGGGACTTCCATATCACAGGCCCTTCAGGAGGTTTTCAAGCTCCTCAGGCTTCACTTCCGCACTCTCGGCAACCTCTTCCTCCCCTGTTGGCTCGGCCCGTGCGGGGGGCTCTTCCTTTGGAGGCTCCGGCCGGGGCGGCTTTGGCTCCGGCTCCTCCCGGATGGCTATGCTGAGGTAGACGGTTCTGAGGAGCTCGTCCACAAGAGACCTGTCCTCGGCGAAGATGTATCCCTGACCCACTATGACCCTGCCGGTAAGTCCGAGCTTCTCGACGGCCTTTCCAATGTACGCCTCGTCAGGGACCGGCTCGGCGGGGAAGAGGGACTTCCAGGCTTCTTCAACGCGATAAACGTTCTTACTGTTCTCAAGGAGGGCTTTAAGGCCAGAGTTCTCCTCGGCAAGCTTTTCACTCTCGGCCTTCAACTCGTCGTAGGCCTTTCTCAGAGCCTCGTACTCGCCGTGAAGGCGCTTGTATTCGTCCGTGAGACCATCGTAGCGTCCCTTGAGGTCGAGGAGCTGGTTCCTGAGCGCCATGTACTCCGGGAGTATCTGGAGGCTCTTGAGACCGGCGCGGACGAGGGTGTTCTTGAGCTCCTTCCTGACGAGCTCAACGTCAACGTGCTCGAGATCGTGGCCGA contains:
- the thiI gene encoding tRNA uracil 4-sulfurtransferase ThiI, whose protein sequence is MFNVVIVRYGEIGTKSRQTRRWFENILMNNIREALISEEIDFKKVEAKHGRILVKTNKAREAVDVLGRVFGIVSLSPAMEIDAELDKINKTALKLFRRKKRDLGLERPRFRVTARRITKEFPLKSPEVQAKVGEYILENEESEVDLHSYDIEVGVELMEGKAYVFVDKIYSWGGLPIGTQGKVVALLSGGIDSPVAAFLMMKRGVEVIPVHIYMGEKTLEKVRRIWNQLKRYGYGGKGELIVIKPENREKIIEKLREMKKEKYTCVFCKYMMVRHADRIAREFGAKGIVMGDSLGQVASQTLENMYIVSQATDLPIYRPLVGLDKEEIVRIAKEIGTFELSTLPEDEIPFIPKHPVIRGSWEEFRKLYRAVFGEEPRKRQC
- a CDS encoding nitroreductase family protein — protein: MELHDAILNRTSVRYFEEKNVPEEHVRELVEAAVRAPTASGLENWRFVVFGSKKAREKLYGLIAEGMIRYYRAVNLSDEKIEKLKTRMYESGMYRAPVYVAVFIDRRVRFLKGSEFDELEFIWSVESAAMAIQNLMLKAVELGLGTVYIGVTNFQGIEDEVRELAGLDENHYLVGVIPVGYPREEIQPRKRRKSIDEVLSFV
- a CDS encoding aspartate/glutamate racemase family protein, encoding MYGWRGRLGLIVPSSNTTMEMELHSALPEGVSLHTARVPLKNVTEEELVKMNAMAVESARLLRDAGVELILYGCTSGSFIGGKDYEKEIEAKIEEEVNVPVVSTSTAVVEALKILDAQAVLVITPYTDEINAREREFLEANDFEVLDIRGLGIEDNTQIGKLEPHEAYRLAKASFMDEADAIFISCTNLRTFEIIEVLEEDLGVPVVTSNQASLWLALRQMDVMERIPGLGRLFIDF
- the pfkC gene encoding ADP-specific phosphofructokinase, with the translated sequence MGLLDEARKLSVYTAYNTNVDAITFLKGEIVQRLIDEFGAEAVRKRMEEYPREINEPLDFVARLVHALKTGKPMAVPLVNEELHAWFDSHFKYDVERMGGQAGIIANLLANLDFKRVMVYTPHLARKQAEMFVDRPNLAYPVVEDGRLAFKHPREAYREGDPIKVNRIFEFRAGTTFKLGDETIKVPFSGRFIVSARFESIRIYTDPELKRFLPEIGLQVDGAILSGYQGIKLRYSDGKDANHYLREAKKDILLLKREKDVKVHLEFASIQNRELRKKVIYNLFPLVDSVGMDEAEIAHVLNALGYSKLSDRIFTYNRIEDTVLGGKILIDEMNLEVLQIHTIYYIMYITHSDNPLSEDELRNSLELATTLAAARASLGEIRSPEDFKVGTSVPYNERGEYVKLRFEEAKRRLRTREYKVVIIPTRLVRNPVSTVGLGDTISAGAFTSYLAMLRKKGEL
- the xerA gene encoding site-specific tyrosine recombinase/integron integrase; this encodes MEVPELIEEYETYLDLEGKSPNTIRMYSYYVRRYLEWGGSPNARSALRFLARLRKEGYSNRSLNLVVQALRSYFRFEGYDEEAEKLKPPKVPRSLPKALTREEVKRLLSVIPPTKKRDRLIVLLLYGAGLRVSELCNLKRRDVDLERSIIVVRGGKGAKDRVVPIPEFLAREIRAYLETRSDDSEYLLVEERRREKDRLSTKTVWYLLKRYGVRAGVEVTPHKLRHSFATHMLENGVDIRAIQELLGHSNLSTTQIYTKVTVEHLRKAQEKARLIEGLME
- a CDS encoding toprim domain-containing protein encodes the protein MAIVDVRILVEGASDVEVVSKALQGLALGSEYNITISAIIPTTNVEIAKSAAAGADLLIIATDADRVGRDLAERLFGELGEMVGHVERMKLPLGHDLEHVDVELVRKELKNTLVRAGLKSLQILPEYMALRNQLLDLKGRYDGLTDEYKRLHGEYEALRKAYDELKAESEKLAEENSGLKALLENSKNVYRVEEAWKSLFPAEPVPDEAYIGKAVEKLGLTGRVIVGQGYIFAEDRSLVDELLRTVYLSIAIREEPEPKPPRPEPPKEEPPARAEPTGEEEVAESAEVKPEELENLLKGL